In the Podospora bellae-mahoneyi strain CBS 112042 chromosome 4, whole genome shotgun sequence genome, one interval contains:
- the RIB2 gene encoding DRAP deaminase (EggNog:ENOG503NVMQ; COG:A) produces MTASILLPGAPSQPLTAVVAENNKVVESTGAISYTEPSLISQPEPSASLDPPHPYFFKDGLRRVAPYFYTYNTWCKERWRGRKIIEVFESEFRERPVEYYRAAMESGQVAVNGKIVSPDYVMVNGDLVSHTTHRHEPPVTQDSVQVIHEDDDMIVINKPSGVPVHPAGRYHYNSVVEIMKAERGPTFSPRPCNRLDRLTSGIMFIAKTAKAAENLSAQIFRRSVRKEYLARVVGRFPDGEVVCDQPILQISPKLGLNRVRANGKSAKTVFKRLAYYPSPIIKPSSSNSPSPDEAETGGPGDQFTRETEGYSIVRCLPVTGRTHQIRVHLQFLGHPVQNDPIYANQKVWGFDLGRNDAEATLNTDEDVLSRLARMGKEQVADAVAYYDEMVDVYHKKKAERMSGQLCDVCETPLYTDPGSQELSLWLHSLRYEDADGSWSYVSPLPAWAMPPEGASGPTQVGGMDDLVEAAGEDMKIEVS; encoded by the coding sequence ATGAccgcctccatcctcctGCCTGGTGCACCGTCACAACCGCTGACTGCTGTCGTCGCTGAGAACAACAAAGTCGTAGAATCTACTGGCGCTATCAGTTATACCGAACCGAGCTTGATCTCGCAACCCGAGCCTTCAGCCTCGCTGGACCCTCCACATCCATACTTCTTCAAAGATGGTCTTCGACGGGTGGCCCCTTATTTCTACACATATAACACCTGGTGCAAGGAgcgatggcgaggaagaaaaatCATTGAAGTGTTTGAAAGCGAGTTTCGCGAACGACCGGTCGAGTATTACCGTGCGGCGATGGAGTCTGGTCAAGTCGCGGTCAATGGCAAAATCGTGAGCCCGGATTATGTGATGGTGAACGGCGACCTGGTTTCGCATACCACACATCGACACGAGCCTCCCGTTACACAAGATTCCGTGCAGGTCATccacgaagacgacgacatgATCGTGATCAACAAGCCCTCGGGCGTGCCAGTACACCCTGCCGGTCGGTACCATTACAactcggtggtggagattaTGAAGGCCGAGAGGGGGCCGACCTTTTCGCCCCGACCATGCAACCGGCTCGACAGGCTAACCAGCGGCATCATGTTTATTGCTAAGACGGCCAAAGCTGCCGAAAATCTTAGTGCCCAGATCTTCAGACGCAGTGTTCGGAAAGAATATCTTGCCCGTGTGGTCGGTCGATTTCCTGATGGCGAGGTTGTCTGCGACCAGCCGATCCTTCAAATTTCTCCAAAACTGGGCTTGAACCGGGTCCGAGCTAATGGCAAGTCTGCGAAGACTGTCTTCAAGCGCCTTGCTTACTATCCGTCGCCAATCATCAAACCTAGTTCCAGCAACAGCCCGTCGCCGGATGAGGCAGAGACAGGCGGTCCCGGAGACCAGTTCACTAGAGAAACCGAGGGATATTCGATTGTCCGCTGCTTGCCCGTCACAGGCAGAACACATCAAATTCGGGTTCACCTACAGTTTCTAGGTCATCCTGTACAGAACGATCCAATCTATGCGAACCAGAAGGTTTGGGGCTTCGACCTGGGGCGCAATGATGCGGAAGCAACCCTGAATACCGATGAGGATGTTCTTTCCCGCCTGGCACGGATGGGAAAGGAACAGGTTGCAGACGCTGTGGCGTACTATGACGAGATGGTGGACGTGTAtcacaagaagaaggcggaaaGGATGTCGGGCCAGCTTTGCGATGTTTGCGAAACCCCGTTGTATACCGATCCAGGCAGCCAGGAGCTCTCTCTGTGGCTGCACAGTCTCCGGTACGAGGATGCCGATGGGTCCTGGAGTTATGTGAGCCCGCTGCCAGCCTGGGCCATGCCGCCCGAAGGCGCAAGCGGACCAACACAGGTTGGCGGCATGGACGATCTAGTGGAGGCTGCCGGGGAGGATATGAAAATCGAAGTCTCATAG
- a CDS encoding hypothetical protein (EggNog:ENOG503P5RG; COG:S) yields the protein MTRETSTEPPKPSKRKGTRSVSTLTPTQLARKRANDREAQRAIRQRTKEHIERLEKELEEYKNRHSRDETINQLQMRNHALEREVFSLREELKRFNHNMFSPPGISQPSALACPFRASILTTPASGFEAPDLLPAGHTGIPSRPPPFGQPSNDYNSAPQTFTFVPTTEEQWPSGVSVSSVPVSSVSVPSVVSSPCSSPSHPDEAFIPAYIPTSMPTMMEGNVITPTSMPCMDAAATKLEFEQRDIDPGTTTSRGADQIPESWPNANSKVSSAADHGYPNPNVSQPAAGYITPQPWSATMYPSYYQPQPHGLPQAAGL from the exons ATGACCCGAGAGACATCTACAGAACCACCAAAGCCATCCAAGCGGAAGG GTACTCGCAGCGTGTCGACACTCACGCCCACGCAACTTGCCCGGAAACGGGCCAATGACCGGGAAGCCCAGCGCGCAATAAGGCAACGCACAAAAGAGCACATCGAGCggctggagaaggagttggaaGAGTACAAGAACCGACATAGCCGGGACGAGACCATCAACCAGCTTCAGATGAGGAACCATGCgctggagagagaggtgtTCAGTTTGCGCGAAGAACTCAAACGCTTCAATCATAATATGTTTTCACCACCCGGTATATCCCAGCCATCAGCTCTTGCCTGTCCATTTCGAGCTTCCATTCTAACCACACCAGCCTCAGGCTTTGAGGCACCCGATCTGCTACCCGCCGGTCACACCGGCATTCCTAGCCGGCCTCCGCCATTTGGCCAACCATCCAACGACTACAACTCGGCGCCGCAGACCTTCACATTTGTGCCCACGACAGAGGAACAATGGCCCTCTGGGGTGTCAGTATCTTCGGTTCCAGTGTCCTCCGTCTCGGTTCCCTCGGTCGTTTCCAGCCCTTGCTCTTCCCCGAGCCACCCCGACGAAGCCTTCATCCCGGCCTATATCCCGACCAGCATGCCGACCATGATGGAAGGGAATGTGATCACGCCCACTTCTATGCCCTGCATGGATGCTGCCGCTACGAAACTGGAGTTTGAACAACGAGATATTGATCCAGGTACAACGACGAGCCGTGGGGCCGATCAAATTCCAGAATCATGGCCAAACGCTAACAGCAAGGTGTCATCAGCAGCAGACCATGGCTATCCTAATCCCAATGTATCGCAGCCAGCTGCAGGATACATCACACCTCAACCGTGGTCCGCGACGATGTATCCTTCTTACTACCAGCCGCAGCCACATGGACTGCCACAGGCTGCTGGTCTATGA
- a CDS encoding hypothetical protein (EggNog:ENOG503P28U; COG:S), which produces MSDISRLKSRTRADYRYILEYRTRWSDNDMYDHMNNSIYNFLYDSVINTYLMENCGLHPPSSPQYGMVVHSHNDYFASISFPACAELALRVNRIGNSSVAYEIALFEKGQDAVRSVGEFVQVFVDRETGRPNAKGMNPELRRGLENLLVNREASKL; this is translated from the exons ATGTCAGACATCAGCCGTCTCAAAAGCAGAACGAGGGCTGACTATCGATACATTCTGGAATATCGCACACGATG GAGCGATAACGATATGTACGACCACATGAACAACTCCATTTACAACTTCCTTTACGACTCGGTTATCAATACTTACCTGATGGAAAACTGTGgcctccatcccccctcgTCTCCGCAATATGGCATGGTTGTACATTCACACAACGACTACTTTGCTTCAATTTCGTTTCCTGCCTGCGCTGAGTTGGCCCTGCGAGTAAACCGCATAGGAAACTCCAGTGTGGCATATGAAATAGCTCTGtttgaaaaggggcaagATGCGGTTCGATCTGTGGGCGAGTTTGTTCAAGTCTTTGTCGACCGCGAGACAGGGAGGCCAAATGCAAAGGGGATGAACCCAGAGCTACGCCGGGGATTGGAGAATCTACTAGTGAATCGAGAAGCAAGTAAGCTTTGA